From the genome of Glycine soja cultivar W05 chromosome 14, ASM419377v2, whole genome shotgun sequence:
tcaaaatcaaacaattaatatttcataGTTTTTCTGTTTAATACTTCACTCTTAATTTTCAAAAGAGTCTCTGGAAATTTCTCTTTTAATGCACACCCTTAAGTATTATTACCTTTTGGTAACTagataataatgttattttgtctaaaaaaatatttttaattatataattgaccTATGTAGTTGTGTTGGATTGCTTGAAATAGCATACAGTTTTATTAGAATATATATGTCTATTGAACTGGAAACATTATTTGATtctatatattttcaaatacttcctattttctttattatggtTTTTCGATTGTTATTATGAAATGACTTGTCAATCAGTaatgttaattataattttggtaacaataaacatgattattttgtccatataaatttttttataattccatATTATAACTGTTATAATTGCAAACTAAAAACAAACAACAGATCTCTATAGGCACAAATATCTACATCATCAACTTCTAAATATATCATTGTCATGAAATATATCGATAGATTTCATATGtaacaaattataatatatttatatttaagtgttattttattgatgCATAAATTAACATCAATAACGATCCATGTATACGTGCGAGTACAGTATTAATACTATCCCAGAATTATATATGTGAAATACTACCTCAGAATTAAAACTTCCTTTCTCTCTAACAAACACATGTGTGCGTACCACTAGGTTGTAGTAAGTCAAGTGATTGTCGAGGTATGACTACAAAGGAATGGGATACCTGAGGGGAAATTTGTCAACGTcgtttttacaataattaattaattgaactgTTCTAAAACATTTATTTCATACATAAAACGAAACATTTACATCTTTgtctttgattatttttttagtttttttggcATGATAgcaatgttaaaattaattttattggtcTAGCTACGGGTTGGTCAGTTACGGTAGCTAATGAAATTAATTCACATGGTGTTGTTGAGGAAATTTCTATGAAAGAACACAAACAGACTTGACAGAGACAAAGAATTCTTGCATTTTCGAGGAATTTTCTATGATTGAAAAGGATTAGCATATATTATATACGGGACATTAACAAACGATCGAAGACTTgctttttcttgattttacCTGTGAAGCGGGCATGAAATAAGATGCAAATTAAATTGAAGCTTTTATTAACCAATCTAAGAACAATAATATTTCCgaaccatttttttaaagaaaaatattattgaataaaGATACTATCTCAGTACAAGAAGTGTGTTGTTAATGGTTGTTTACATGCCGAGTTTAATTTACTAACTAAACGGTAGTGACTACAAAAAATGTATCCGCTGTGATTACATGTACTCCCTAATAAGGATAATAATTTGCAACCAAGACATTAAACTACATATATAAATCTACTAAATAATCATATTATACTTCAAGTTTCATAAGAATAGGATCTGCACATGGAAACGCGTCGCTTTTTTATTGTGTGTGACAGCTACCAAGCATAATTAATTCTTAGTGGAAGACTTGAAGACCTAAAAacaacctctctctctctctctctctctatatatatattatggtaattatttcttaatttccGGAAAGACTAACTAATAATTTCAAGACACCAAAAAAAAGGGTATAGTTGATGGAAAATAATAACAGTTGTATATTTAATGGGAAAAAGTATCAATTAATTGATAGATGTTGGATGCATATAACGCTGACAGAAAATCAAACCTTTAACTCTGCAGTCTTCATAAACAGACCTccttgttctctctctctctctatatatagtttttgaaatttatagATTACTATATTTTCTAGCAAATAAACTAGCTTCAGTAGTCACAGTACAAAATGTGTCATTTTACATATACATTTCCAAATctaaagaaatttgaaccatatcCTAATTAGCCAAGTGTAACGCTTTTGATTCATGAATGTTTTTTCATCagcaaagataaaatatatttatgatgaGGTATAAGAGTACCTCAACCCGTATACAAGTGTAACAATTCTTACAGAGCTTTTATTCATAACAAAGgatctatatatatagataaaagaAAACCCTTAACTTTTCCAGTTAAGTAGTAccaaaatctaaattttatcaAGTCCAACAACACTATCTCAGCAGCATATCCAACCTAAATGGTTTTATGGTATCCTTCTGATATGGAAATATGTCAAAAGCTTTTTCCATAGAATCAGAGGATGGTGCAGCTATTGGGGTATGAATCATAAACTCTGGGACGATACATGGGAGCTGAAGGTGGAAAATATGTGGCAGTGGCACACATTGGACAAGTTGGAAGATAGGTGGTACATATTGGAGAAGGTGGAACATACGTGCTATTAGTATATATTGGACAATTAGGAATATGGTAATTATCATAATGAGGTTCCTTTTGCGTGACTTCTTCTGTTTCTgtttctgcttcttcttcttctcctcctccATCTTGACCACcctcatctccttcttctaaaTCTTCGACACTTAACAACGTAGCGTAACGGAACTTCTTTCTCAACTGATTTACTAAGCAAACAGGATCCACATCATTTCCAATCACCACCACTTGATCATTATTGCTTTCTTCTTCTAAGGACAGTGACTGCACCCCTGTATGTTTGATATATGGCCGTGAACACAaccgcaatttaaaaccatgacaAATTCATATACTTTGGCTATATATGAATCGTGATTTACACACTATTAGCTAGTTTTGAATTACAAGTTATCAAGCATAAACAATTATAGGTAATTTCTACTTGTGgttattaattcaaatttaaaatggatATTTAAGTAATAAAAGCAGGAATGCAAATTATTGGACATGATACACATGCATGCACGCGCACCTTGCGATTTAGCAGCAATTTTGAGAGCTTTGCTTCTGCATTTGTCAGTCTCCAATTGCACCTTTATAACTATTCTCTGCTGCATATATATCGCAGAATTCATATAGAgcttattatatattctcaaATAAATAGAGTAGCTTGTAATTTAACTAATCATTACAAAGTGATATTACCTTCATGTTTGATGATATATATGAAGAAGACTGCTTTAACTTTATATTGTTGGATCCAATACGTTTATTCAAGTTTCTATGCTTCGAATGGGCAGTGCGAgtgagattatatatatatatatatatatatatatatatatatatatatatatgtatgtatatatatatgtgtgtgtgtttgttagAATGTGTGACATGTTGCCCATCGCGCACGCcatgaaaatttatttgacttactacagttatatatatataggactcttttttttgtcttaaatcatgttaacaatttaatttttatctagtTCAAAGTATCattgaagtaaaaaattaaggaaaatccTGAAATAGGAAATGTTACGTAAAATTCAAGTAAACTATACCACAACGTATAAAAGTGACAAATAACACAAAATTCTTTTTCCTGAATTCTTAATAGAtcgattgaataataataataataatatgtaaaaaccattttattCAAGACTGCAGTAGCAGTAACATCTAGCAAAAGTTGTGCCACGGAGATTAATTGC
Proteins encoded in this window:
- the LOC114382981 gene encoding uncharacterized protein LOC114382981 isoform X2, with translation MKRIVIKVQLETDKCRSKALKIAAKSQGVQSLSLEEESNNDQVVVIGNDVDPVCLVNQLRKKFRYATLLSVEDLEEGDEGGQDGGGEEEEAETETEEVTQKEPHYDNYHIPNCPIYTNSTYVPPSPICTTYLPTCPMCATATYFPPSAPMYRPRVYDSYPNSCTIL
- the LOC114382981 gene encoding uncharacterized protein LOC114382981 isoform X1 → MKQRIVIKVQLETDKCRSKALKIAAKSQGVQSLSLEEESNNDQVVVIGNDVDPVCLVNQLRKKFRYATLLSVEDLEEGDEGGQDGGGEEEEAETETEEVTQKEPHYDNYHIPNCPIYTNSTYVPPSPICTTYLPTCPMCATATYFPPSAPMYRPRVYDSYPNSCTIL